A single genomic interval of Mycobacterium sp. DL592 harbors:
- the glgP gene encoding alpha-glucan family phosphorylase, with protein MKALRRFTVRAHLPERLSALGRLSTNLRWSWDKPTQDLFAAIDPQLWDLTGQDPVALLGAVSPKRLDELAEDDGFLAGLDQLAADLDDYLARPMWYQEQDPATMPTGIAYFSMEFGVAEVLPNYSGGLGILAGDHLKSASDLGLPLIAVGLYYRSGYFRQSLTADGWQRENYPSLDPQGLPLRLLTDAAGAPVLVELAMPDSKQLRARVWVAQVGRIPLLLLDSDIPENEHDLRNVTDRLYGGDQEHRIKQELLAGIGGVRAIRAFTAIEGLPAPDVFHMNEGHAGFLGVERIRELMAAERLDFDTALTVVRAGTVFTTHTPVPAGIDRFPVEMVQRYFGDDGPAGLLPGVPVGRVLAFGAEDDPTKFNMAHMGLRLAQRANGVSLLHGRVSRQMFDELWPGFDPGDVPIGSITNGVHGPTWAAPQWLQLGRELAGSTEALREPQVWQRLQEVGPGHIWWIRSQLRATLVEDVRRRLRRSWQERGASEAELGWIATAFDPDVLTIGFARRVPTYKRLTLMLRDPQRLEALLLDPERPLQLIVAGKSHPADDAGKALIQQVVKFADRPEVRHRIAFLPDYDMSMARVLYWGCDVWLNNPLRPLEACGTSGMKSALNGGLNLSIRDGWWDEWFDGENGWEIPTADGLTDEGRRDDLEAAALYNLLEHSVGPRFYDRDEAGVPTRWVEMVRHTLQTLGPKVLASRMVRDYTEKYYAPAAQSLRRTVEPVDGLPFGAARELSAYRLRAREAWPNIAITDVDSTGLPDTPLLGSELTLTAAVRLAGLRPEEVVVEAVLGRVDDTDVLQEPTSVPMTHTGPGDGDTELFSTTTPLPVAGSVGYTVRVLPHNPLLAADNELGLVVMA; from the coding sequence GTGAAGGCGCTGCGTAGGTTCACAGTCCGTGCCCACCTGCCCGAGCGACTCTCGGCCCTGGGCCGATTGTCGACCAACCTGCGCTGGTCGTGGGACAAGCCGACGCAGGACCTCTTTGCCGCCATCGACCCGCAGCTGTGGGACCTGACCGGTCAGGACCCGGTCGCGTTGCTCGGCGCGGTATCACCCAAGCGGCTCGACGAGCTCGCCGAGGATGACGGATTCCTGGCCGGCCTGGATCAGCTGGCCGCCGATCTCGACGACTATCTGGCCCGCCCGATGTGGTACCAGGAACAGGATCCGGCAACCATGCCGACCGGCATCGCCTACTTCTCGATGGAGTTCGGTGTCGCCGAGGTGTTGCCGAACTACTCCGGCGGCCTGGGCATCCTGGCCGGCGACCATCTGAAGTCGGCCTCGGATCTGGGCTTGCCGCTCATCGCCGTCGGCCTGTATTACCGCTCCGGATACTTCCGGCAGTCGCTGACCGCCGACGGCTGGCAGCGGGAGAACTATCCGTCGCTGGACCCGCAGGGGCTGCCGCTGCGGCTGCTCACCGACGCGGCGGGCGCACCCGTTCTGGTGGAGTTGGCGATGCCGGACTCCAAACAGCTGCGGGCGCGGGTCTGGGTGGCCCAGGTCGGCCGGATTCCGCTGCTGCTGCTCGACTCCGACATCCCCGAGAACGAGCACGACCTGCGCAACGTCACCGACCGCCTCTACGGCGGCGACCAGGAGCACCGGATCAAGCAGGAGCTGCTGGCCGGCATCGGCGGGGTGCGGGCCATCCGCGCGTTCACCGCCATCGAGGGCCTGCCTGCACCCGACGTGTTCCACATGAACGAGGGCCATGCCGGCTTCCTCGGTGTGGAGCGGATCCGGGAGTTGATGGCCGCCGAGCGGCTGGACTTCGACACCGCGCTGACCGTCGTCCGCGCGGGCACCGTGTTCACCACGCACACCCCGGTGCCGGCGGGGATCGACCGGTTCCCGGTGGAGATGGTGCAGCGCTACTTCGGCGACGACGGGCCTGCCGGGCTGCTGCCCGGGGTGCCGGTGGGCCGGGTGCTCGCCTTCGGTGCCGAGGACGATCCGACGAAGTTCAACATGGCGCACATGGGTCTGCGGCTGGCGCAGCGGGCCAACGGGGTCTCGCTGCTGCATGGCCGGGTCAGCAGGCAGATGTTCGATGAGCTGTGGCCGGGATTCGACCCCGGTGACGTGCCGATCGGGTCGATCACCAACGGCGTGCACGGCCCGACCTGGGCGGCGCCGCAGTGGCTGCAGCTCGGCCGCGAGCTCGCCGGTTCCACTGAGGCGTTGCGTGAGCCCCAGGTGTGGCAGCGGCTGCAGGAAGTCGGGCCGGGTCACATCTGGTGGATCCGATCGCAGCTGCGGGCGACCCTGGTCGAGGACGTACGCCGCAGGCTGCGCCGGTCCTGGCAGGAGCGGGGCGCATCGGAGGCCGAACTAGGTTGGATCGCAACGGCTTTCGACCCCGATGTGCTCACCATCGGCTTCGCCCGCCGGGTGCCCACCTACAAGCGCCTGACGTTGATGTTGCGCGACCCGCAGCGCCTCGAGGCCCTGCTGCTCGATCCCGAGCGGCCCCTGCAGCTCATCGTCGCGGGCAAGTCGCACCCCGCCGACGATGCCGGCAAGGCCCTCATCCAGCAGGTCGTCAAGTTCGCCGACCGGCCAGAGGTCCGCCACCGCATCGCCTTCCTACCCGACTACGACATGTCGATGGCGCGCGTCCTGTACTGGGGGTGCGATGTGTGGCTGAACAATCCGTTGCGACCGCTGGAGGCGTGCGGCACCTCGGGGATGAAGAGCGCCCTCAACGGCGGGCTGAACCTGTCCATCCGGGACGGTTGGTGGGACGAGTGGTTCGACGGCGAAAACGGTTGGGAGATACCGACCGCCGACGGCCTGACCGACGAGGGGCGCCGTGACGACCTGGAAGCCGCCGCCCTGTACAACCTGCTGGAACATTCGGTGGGCCCCAGGTTCTACGACCGCGACGAGGCCGGCGTGCCGACCCGCTGGGTCGAGATGGTGCGCCACACCCTGCAGACGCTGGGCCCCAAGGTGCTGGCGTCGCGGATGGTGCGCGACTACACCGAGAAGTACTACGCGCCGGCCGCACAGTCGTTGCGCCGGACCGTCGAGCCCGTCGACGGTCTGCCGTTCGGTGCGGCCCGTGAGTTGAGCGCCTACCGGCTGCGGGCACGCGAGGCGTGGCCCAACATCGCCATCACCGACGTCGACAGCACCGGCCTGCCCGACACCCCGCTGCTGGGCTCCGAGCTGACGCTGACCGCCGCCGTGCGCCTCGCCGGGCTGCGGCCCGAGGAGGTCGTCGTCGAGGCGGTGCTGGGCCGCGTCGATGACACCGACGTCCTGCAGGAGCCGACGTCGGTGCCGATGACCCATACCGGACCGGGCGACGGTGACACCGAGTTGTTCTCCACGACGACGCCGCTTCCGGTGGCCGGGTCGGTCGGCTACACGGTGCGGGTGCTGCCGCACAACCCGCTGTTGGCCGCCGACAACGAGCTCGGCCTAGTGGTGATGGCGTAA
- a CDS encoding MspA family porin produces MLVRGAATVALVGSLLAAAMAPASADPDPAAPDAQPVSAAPDPGAPPVDDGRVESTPPAVTKSPDGWTLTISAKDEVQMPSAPLTTAISSREYIVGGVYNGSLSGGGDSPKGVFEVGYQIGCGIDMSTSNGVSLTGTAGISPSIGYFGLDFPGVLPDGISPGLGANIGGGITVGLKPGIINVVPVTKKEYKGAAPWVSISNFHVKIDGCVGESFIRSYATLTKSTDEGDAILSWYGVTKKI; encoded by the coding sequence GTGTTAGTTCGAGGTGCGGCAACGGTGGCGCTGGTGGGTAGCTTGTTGGCGGCCGCGATGGCCCCGGCCTCCGCCGACCCCGACCCCGCCGCCCCGGACGCCCAGCCGGTGTCCGCAGCACCCGATCCGGGTGCCCCTCCTGTCGACGACGGCAGGGTCGAATCCACCCCGCCCGCGGTCACGAAGTCGCCCGACGGCTGGACCCTGACCATTTCGGCCAAGGACGAGGTCCAGATGCCGTCGGCTCCACTGACCACCGCGATCTCGTCGCGCGAATACATCGTCGGCGGGGTCTACAACGGCTCGCTCAGCGGCGGCGGCGACTCGCCCAAAGGAGTGTTCGAGGTCGGCTACCAGATCGGCTGCGGCATCGACATGAGCACCTCCAACGGCGTCTCCCTGACCGGGACGGCCGGCATCAGCCCGTCGATCGGCTACTTTGGTTTGGACTTTCCCGGCGTGCTGCCCGACGGCATCTCACCGGGCCTCGGCGCCAACATCGGCGGCGGCATCACCGTCGGCCTCAAGCCGGGCATCATCAACGTCGTCCCGGTGACCAAAAAGGAGTACAAGGGCGCCGCGCCCTGGGTCTCCATCAGCAACTTCCACGTCAAGATCGACGGCTGTGTGGGGGAGTCCTTCATCCGGTCGTATGCGACACTGACCAAATCCACCGACGAGGGTGACGCCATCCTGTCCTGGTACGGGGTCACCAAAAAAATCTGA
- a CDS encoding neutral zinc metallopeptidase — protein MRRRHLARLLAVAGAAVVLAGCGSTISGKPVSIFADPFKVAGLQAVDGDSGLRPNAEAPSRKVTGGDGGKVDEIAAQSVSDLEKFWDTAYGETFGGKFEPVKALISWNSDDYGGTFCDESTDGLVNAAFCEDDNTIGWDRGVLMPSLQAANGDMAITMVLAHEYGHAIQKLAKLNKKGTPTLVAEQQADCLAGVYMRWVAEGNSPRFTLSTGDGLNNLLAAMISFRDPLLSQDDYYDTGDEHGSAFERISAFQFGFTDGASSCKAIDAQEIGQRRGDLPVELQSDQTGEWPVSEESTKSIVDAMNILFSPKNPPQLTFDASKASACPVARPSPPVSFCPSTNTIAVDLPGLQKMGTSNEGDQTSLVQGDNTAYSALVSRYMLSLQHQQGGLVLDNAEAGLRTACLTGVATTKLSKEVTTPDGNTVALTAGDIDEAVSGLLTNGLVASDVNGETVPAGFSRIDAFRIGVLGDEDRCIKRFP, from the coding sequence ATGCGCCGACGACATCTCGCACGCCTGCTCGCCGTTGCAGGCGCCGCGGTCGTCCTGGCCGGCTGCGGCTCGACCATCTCGGGCAAGCCCGTATCGATCTTCGCCGACCCGTTCAAGGTGGCCGGTCTGCAGGCCGTCGACGGCGACAGCGGGTTGCGACCCAACGCCGAGGCACCCAGCCGAAAGGTCACCGGCGGTGACGGCGGCAAGGTCGACGAGATCGCCGCGCAGTCGGTCAGCGATCTGGAGAAGTTCTGGGACACCGCCTACGGCGAGACGTTCGGCGGCAAGTTCGAGCCCGTCAAGGCGCTCATCTCGTGGAACTCCGACGACTACGGCGGCACGTTCTGCGACGAGTCCACCGACGGCCTGGTCAATGCCGCATTCTGCGAGGACGACAACACCATCGGCTGGGATCGCGGCGTGCTGATGCCGTCCCTGCAGGCGGCCAACGGTGACATGGCGATCACGATGGTGCTGGCCCACGAGTACGGCCATGCCATCCAGAAACTGGCCAAGCTGAACAAGAAGGGCACCCCGACCCTGGTCGCCGAGCAGCAGGCCGACTGCCTGGCCGGGGTGTACATGCGCTGGGTCGCCGAGGGCAACTCGCCGCGCTTCACCCTGTCCACCGGCGACGGCCTGAACAATCTGCTGGCCGCGATGATCTCCTTCCGCGACCCGTTGCTGAGCCAGGACGACTACTACGACACCGGCGACGAGCACGGCTCGGCGTTCGAGCGGATCTCGGCCTTCCAGTTCGGGTTCACCGACGGGGCGTCGTCGTGCAAGGCGATCGACGCCCAGGAGATCGGTCAGCGCCGCGGCGATCTGCCCGTCGAGTTGCAGTCCGACCAGACCGGCGAGTGGCCGGTCAGCGAGGAGTCGACGAAGTCCATCGTCGACGCGATGAACATCCTGTTCTCCCCGAAGAACCCGCCGCAGCTGACCTTCGACGCCAGCAAGGCGTCGGCTTGCCCAGTCGCCCGGCCGAGCCCGCCGGTGTCGTTCTGCCCGTCGACCAACACCATCGCCGTCGACCTGCCGGGCCTGCAGAAGATGGGCACGTCCAACGAGGGTGACCAGACCTCGCTGGTGCAGGGTGACAACACCGCGTACTCGGCGCTGGTGTCGCGCTACATGCTGTCGCTGCAGCATCAGCAGGGTGGGCTGGTCCTCGACAATGCCGAGGCGGGGCTGCGTACCGCGTGCCTGACGGGCGTGGCCACCACGAAGCTGTCCAAGGAGGTCACCACCCCCGACGGCAACACGGTCGCGCTGACCGCGGGCGATATCGACGAGGCGGTGTCGGGGTTGCTGACCAACGGCCTGGTTGCCAGCGATGTCAACGGCGAGACCGTGCCTGCCGGGTTTTCCCGCATTGACGCGTTCCGCATCGGTGTGCTCGGCGACGAGGACCGCTGCATCAAGAGGTTCCCGTAG
- a CDS encoding ATP-dependent DNA helicase, with translation MSADKLPPVTDLLATAVAGLGGSQRPGQVQMAEAVAHALESGEHLAVQAGTGTGKSLAYLIPAIARAIAEEKPVVVSTATIALQRQLVDRDLPRLADSLAGVLPRRPRFALLKGRRNYLCLNKIHGADDREPDESQVELFEPMAASALGRDVARLTAWASQTETGDRDELTPGVPERSWSQVSVSARECLGMARCPYGADCFSEKARGVAGNADVVVTNHALLAINAIAEASVLPEHEYVIVDEAHELVDRVTSVATGELTPAPLGVTARRIGRLVRPELSERMEAAVATFSSAIHDATPGRMDFLDDELATYLTALRDAANSARADIDPSPKDPKAAAARTEAIAALTEIGDTAARVLDSFVPAIPDRTDVVWLDHEETRGAGGTVRPVLRVAPLSVSGLLRGRLFGTATAVLTSATLSIGGSFDAMAQSWGLADGPAWKGLDVGSPFEHAKSGILYIAAHLPPPGREGTGSEAQLDEIAGLIEAAGGRTLGLFSSMRAAKAAAEAMRARLDTPILCQGEDNTAALVAKFAADPETSLFGTLSLWQGVDVPGPSLSLVLIDRIPFPRPDDPLLTARQRAVAAHGGNGFMAVAAAHAALLLAQGAGRLLRRAEDRGVVAVLDSRMATARYGGYLRASLPPFWTTTDAERAKHALQRLRGDVAR, from the coding sequence GTGAGCGCTGACAAACTCCCGCCGGTCACCGACCTGCTGGCCACCGCGGTGGCCGGGCTCGGCGGCAGCCAGCGACCCGGTCAGGTGCAGATGGCCGAGGCGGTGGCCCATGCGCTGGAGTCCGGTGAGCATCTGGCCGTGCAGGCCGGCACCGGCACCGGCAAGTCGCTGGCCTATCTGATCCCGGCGATCGCGCGGGCGATCGCCGAGGAGAAGCCGGTGGTGGTGTCGACGGCGACCATCGCCCTGCAGCGTCAGCTCGTCGACCGCGACCTGCCCCGCCTCGCCGACTCACTGGCCGGCGTGCTGCCGCGGCGACCCCGGTTCGCGTTGCTGAAGGGCCGGCGGAACTACTTGTGCCTGAACAAGATCCACGGCGCCGACGACCGCGAACCGGACGAGTCCCAGGTAGAGTTGTTCGAGCCGATGGCCGCCTCGGCGCTGGGCCGCGACGTGGCGCGGTTGACGGCGTGGGCCTCGCAGACCGAGACCGGCGACCGCGACGAGCTGACACCGGGGGTGCCCGAACGGTCGTGGTCACAGGTCAGCGTCTCGGCCCGGGAATGCCTCGGGATGGCCCGCTGCCCGTACGGTGCGGACTGTTTCTCGGAGAAGGCGCGCGGTGTGGCCGGCAATGCCGACGTCGTCGTCACCAACCACGCCCTGCTGGCGATCAACGCGATCGCCGAGGCGTCGGTGCTGCCCGAGCACGAGTACGTCATCGTCGACGAGGCGCATGAGCTCGTCGACCGGGTGACGTCGGTGGCTACCGGCGAGCTGACCCCCGCGCCGCTCGGTGTCACGGCACGGCGGATCGGCCGGCTGGTGCGCCCGGAGCTCAGCGAGCGAATGGAGGCGGCGGTCGCGACGTTCTCCTCGGCCATCCACGACGCCACCCCGGGGCGCATGGATTTCCTCGATGACGAGCTGGCCACCTATCTGACGGCGCTGCGTGATGCGGCCAACTCGGCGCGGGCCGATATCGACCCGTCCCCGAAGGATCCGAAGGCGGCCGCAGCCCGCACCGAGGCGATCGCAGCGCTGACCGAGATCGGTGATACCGCGGCGCGGGTGCTGGACTCGTTCGTCCCGGCGATCCCGGACCGCACCGACGTGGTGTGGCTCGACCACGAGGAGACTCGGGGAGCTGGAGGGACCGTGCGGCCGGTACTACGAGTGGCTCCGCTGTCGGTGTCGGGCCTTCTGCGCGGGCGGCTGTTCGGCACCGCCACCGCCGTCCTGACCTCGGCGACGCTGAGCATCGGCGGATCCTTCGATGCGATGGCCCAGTCGTGGGGTCTGGCCGACGGACCGGCATGGAAGGGCCTGGACGTCGGTTCACCGTTCGAACACGCCAAATCCGGGATTCTCTACATTGCCGCCCATCTGCCCCCGCCCGGCCGGGAGGGCACCGGCAGCGAGGCCCAGCTCGACGAGATCGCCGGACTCATCGAGGCCGCCGGCGGCCGGACGCTGGGCCTGTTCTCCTCGATGCGCGCGGCCAAAGCCGCCGCCGAGGCGATGCGCGCCCGGCTCGACACCCCGATCCTGTGCCAGGGCGAGGACAACACCGCGGCGCTGGTCGCCAAGTTCGCCGCCGACCCGGAGACCTCGCTGTTCGGCACGCTGTCACTGTGGCAGGGCGTCGACGTTCCCGGGCCGTCGCTGTCGCTGGTCCTCATCGACCGGATCCCGTTCCCGCGGCCCGACGATCCGCTGCTGACCGCACGACAGCGCGCCGTCGCGGCCCACGGCGGCAACGGCTTCATGGCGGTCGCCGCCGCACACGCCGCCCTGCTGCTGGCCCAGGGAGCGGGCCGGTTGCTGCGCCGCGCCGAGGATCGCGGGGTGGTCGCCGTGCTCGACTCCCGGATGGCCACCGCCCGTTACGGTGGCTACCTTCGCGCGTCGCTGCCGCCGTTCTGGACCACCACCGACGCCGAGCGCGCCAAACACGCACTTCAACGATTGCGCGGCGACGTCGCGCGCTGA
- a CDS encoding nicotinate phosphoribosyltransferase, producing MLSAALRDGTAGRRTTFEVFARRLPDGRRYGVVAGTGRFLEALGEFVFDQAALDSLASFLDPVTLDYLAQFRFGGDIDGYAEGELYFPGSPVLSISGTFAECVVLETLALSIFNHDTAIASAAARMVSAAEGRPLIEMGSRRTHEQAAVAAARAAYIAGFAGTSNLEAQRRHGVPALGTSAHAFTMLHTTASGPDEPAAFRAQVEALGLDTTLLVDTYDVTAGVANAIAVAGPGLGSVRIDSGDLGVLARQVRQQLDALGATGTRIVVSGDLDEYSIAALRADPVDSYGVGTSVVTGSGAPTASMVYKLVEVDGIPVQKRSSHKESHGGRKAATRLSRPSGTITEEVVHPVDEPPQTSEPSRQLTVALVRNGKPLATTRLDAARDLVAAGLRSLPWEGLALSQGEPAIPTRQVPVRHR from the coding sequence ATGCTGTCGGCGGCCCTGCGGGACGGCACCGCGGGGCGTCGGACCACCTTCGAGGTGTTCGCCCGCCGGCTACCCGACGGGCGCCGCTACGGCGTGGTGGCCGGCACCGGCCGGTTCCTGGAAGCGTTGGGCGAGTTCGTCTTCGACCAGGCCGCCTTGGATTCGCTGGCGTCGTTCCTGGACCCGGTGACCCTGGACTATCTGGCGCAGTTCCGCTTCGGCGGTGACATCGACGGCTATGCCGAGGGCGAGCTGTACTTCCCGGGCTCGCCGGTTCTGTCGATCAGCGGCACGTTCGCCGAGTGCGTGGTGCTCGAGACGCTGGCGTTGTCGATCTTCAATCACGACACGGCGATCGCCTCGGCGGCGGCCCGCATGGTCAGCGCCGCCGAGGGCCGGCCGCTGATCGAGATGGGCTCGCGGCGCACCCACGAGCAGGCGGCGGTGGCGGCGGCGCGCGCGGCCTATATCGCCGGGTTCGCCGGCACGTCGAATCTCGAAGCGCAGCGGCGGCACGGGGTACCCGCCCTGGGCACCAGCGCGCACGCGTTCACGATGTTGCACACCACCGCGTCCGGGCCCGACGAGCCTGCCGCGTTCCGGGCGCAGGTCGAGGCCCTGGGACTCGACACCACGCTGCTGGTCGACACCTACGACGTGACGGCCGGAGTGGCCAATGCGATCGCGGTCGCAGGGCCCGGGCTGGGGTCGGTCCGGATCGACTCCGGCGACCTCGGGGTGCTGGCCCGCCAGGTACGTCAACAGCTCGACGCACTCGGGGCCACCGGCACCCGGATCGTGGTCTCCGGTGATCTCGACGAATATTCGATCGCCGCGCTGCGGGCCGATCCCGTCGACAGCTACGGGGTGGGCACCTCGGTGGTGACCGGCTCTGGTGCGCCGACGGCGAGCATGGTCTACAAGCTGGTCGAGGTCGACGGGATCCCGGTGCAGAAACGCAGCAGCCACAAGGAGTCCCACGGCGGTCGTAAAGCGGCGACGCGACTGTCGCGCCCCAGCGGGACGATCACCGAGGAGGTGGTCCATCCGGTCGACGAGCCACCGCAGACCTCCGAGCCGTCGCGGCAGCTGACGGTCGCGCTGGTCCGCAACGGAAAGCCCTTGGCCACAACACGTTTGGATGCCGCACGCGATCTGGTGGCGGCCGGACTTCGCAGCCTGCCGTGGGAGGGCCTGGCGCTGTCGCAGGGCGAGCCGGCGATCCCCACCCGCCAGGTGCCGGTGCGGCATCGGTGA
- the clpS gene encoding ATP-dependent Clp protease adapter ClpS has product MGASAAPTRPGTSGQQATDTVEAVDRPWVTIVWDDPVNLMNYVTYIFQKLFGYSEPQATKLMLQVHNEGKAVVSSGSRESMEVDVTKLHAAGLWATMQQDR; this is encoded by the coding sequence ATGGGCGCGTCAGCAGCACCGACCCGGCCGGGGACCAGCGGGCAGCAGGCAACCGACACGGTTGAGGCCGTGGACCGCCCGTGGGTCACCATCGTCTGGGATGATCCGGTGAACCTGATGAACTACGTGACCTACATCTTCCAGAAGCTGTTCGGGTACAGCGAGCCGCAGGCGACCAAGCTGATGCTGCAGGTGCACAACGAAGGTAAAGCGGTGGTGTCCTCGGGCAGCCGCGAGTCCATGGAGGTCGACGTGACCAAGCTGCATGCGGCCGGTCTGTGGGCGACCATGCAGCAGGACCGCTGA
- a CDS encoding DUF2017 domain-containing protein, whose product MRKWKRVETADGPRFRSALAPHEAALLKNMVRSVHGMLSERESAAPSDPLAELTGIRTGNSQPPEDSTMRRLLPDFFRPQREHPAGSAAAESLNGALRSLHEPDIIDAKKAAAQRVLDTLPDDGARFELTDEDANAWIAAVNDVRLALGAMLEIGPEGLDRLPPEHPLAGHLDVYQWLTVLQEYLVLGLMGKPIR is encoded by the coding sequence ATGCGCAAATGGAAGCGGGTGGAGACCGCTGACGGCCCCCGCTTCCGCTCGGCGCTGGCCCCCCACGAGGCGGCGCTGCTGAAGAACATGGTGCGCTCGGTGCACGGCATGCTCTCCGAGCGCGAATCCGCCGCACCCTCGGATCCGCTGGCCGAGCTCACCGGTATCCGCACCGGCAACTCCCAGCCGCCTGAGGACTCGACCATGCGCAGGCTGCTGCCCGACTTCTTCCGGCCTCAGCGTGAGCACCCGGCGGGTTCGGCCGCGGCGGAAAGCCTCAACGGCGCACTGCGCAGCCTGCACGAGCCGGACATCATCGATGCGAAAAAGGCTGCCGCCCAACGAGTTCTGGACACTCTGCCGGATGACGGGGCCCGTTTCGAACTGACCGATGAGGACGCGAACGCCTGGATCGCCGCCGTCAACGACGTCCGGCTGGCGCTGGGCGCCATGCTCGAGATCGGCCCGGAGGGCCTTGACCGGCTGCCGCCCGAGCATCCGTTGGCCGGGCACCTAGACGTCTACCAGTGGCTCACCGTGCTGCAGGAGTACCTCGTGCTGGGTCTGATGGGAAAACCGATCCGATGA
- a CDS encoding P1 family peptidase, translated as MGSITDVAGILVGQHHRLDPDATLGTGWACGSTVVIAPPGTVGAVDVRGGAPGTRETDLLDPANSVRHVDAVVLSGGSAYGLAAADGVMTWLEEQGRGVQMDGGVVPIVPTAVIFDLPVGGWACRPTAEFGFAAAHSAGTDVAVGTVGAGVGARAGVLKGGVGTASIKLDNGVTVGAIVVVNSAGNVVDPGTGLPWMARLIDEFGLVAPPAEEIAAFAALDAKSGPLNTTIAVVATDAALSPMACNRFAVAAQDGLAHAIRPAHTPLDGDTVFALATGAVEVEPDPDTPVAMSPETKLVAALGAAGADCLARAVLVGVLAAETVAGIPTYRDMLPGAFGEPTAR; from the coding sequence CTGGGCTCGATCACCGATGTCGCGGGCATCCTGGTTGGCCAGCACCACCGGCTTGACCCCGACGCCACCCTCGGCACGGGCTGGGCGTGCGGCAGCACCGTCGTCATCGCCCCACCGGGAACCGTCGGGGCCGTCGACGTCCGCGGCGGTGCGCCGGGCACCCGCGAGACCGATCTGCTCGACCCGGCCAACAGTGTCCGCCACGTCGACGCCGTCGTGCTCAGCGGCGGCAGCGCCTACGGTCTCGCGGCGGCTGACGGGGTGATGACGTGGCTGGAGGAACAGGGCCGCGGCGTCCAGATGGACGGCGGCGTGGTGCCGATAGTTCCGACCGCGGTGATTTTCGATCTTCCCGTCGGCGGCTGGGCGTGCAGGCCGACCGCAGAATTCGGGTTCGCCGCCGCCCACTCGGCGGGCACCGACGTCGCCGTGGGCACGGTCGGAGCCGGTGTCGGGGCGCGGGCCGGCGTCCTCAAGGGCGGTGTGGGTACCGCGTCCATCAAGCTCGACAACGGGGTGACCGTCGGCGCGATCGTCGTGGTGAACAGCGCGGGCAACGTCGTCGACCCCGGCACCGGGCTGCCGTGGATGGCCCGGCTGATCGACGAGTTCGGGCTGGTCGCGCCGCCCGCCGAGGAGATCGCTGCCTTCGCCGCACTGGACGCGAAGTCCGGTCCGCTCAACACCACCATCGCTGTCGTCGCCACCGACGCGGCGCTGAGCCCGATGGCCTGCAACCGGTTCGCGGTCGCCGCCCAGGACGGGCTGGCGCACGCGATCCGGCCCGCCCACACCCCGCTCGACGGGGACACCGTCTTCGCGTTGGCCACCGGCGCCGTCGAGGTCGAACCCGACCCCGACACCCCGGTCGCGATGTCGCCGGAGACCAAGCTGGTCGCGGCATTGGGGGCGGCCGGGGCAGACTGTTTGGCGCGCGCGGTACTGGTCGGCGTGCTGGCCGCCGAAACCGTGGCAGGAATACCGACCTACCGTGACATGTTGCCCGGTGCGTTCGGTGAGCCGACCGCTCGCTGA
- a CDS encoding Mov34/MPN/PAD-1 family protein has protein sequence MVAHARADHPDEACGVLAGPEGSDRPDRHIAMLNAERSPTFYRFDSGEQLKVWREMDDNDEVPVVIYHSHTATEAYPSRTDISFASEPDAHYVLVSTRDPEQHELRSYRIVDGVVTEEPVTIVEQY, from the coding sequence ATGGTCGCCCACGCCCGCGCCGACCACCCCGACGAAGCCTGTGGCGTGCTGGCCGGACCCGAGGGCTCCGACCGCCCGGACCGCCACATCGCGATGCTCAACGCCGAGCGATCCCCGACGTTCTACCGCTTCGACTCCGGCGAGCAACTCAAGGTCTGGCGCGAGATGGACGACAACGACGAGGTTCCCGTCGTCATCTACCACTCGCACACCGCGACCGAGGCCTACCCGAGCCGCACCGACATCTCGTTCGCCTCCGAACCCGACGCGCACTACGTCCTGGTCTCCACCCGCGACCCCGAGCAGCACGAACTGCGCAGCTACCGGATCGTCGACGGCGTCGTCACCGAAGAACCCGTCACCATCGTCGAGCAGTATTAG
- a CDS encoding MoaD/ThiS family protein codes for MSVTVSIPTILRSHTGGEKRVTAAGDTLQAVIADLEANYSGISERLVDSANGGKLNRFVNIYVNDEDVRFSGGLATEISDGDSVTILPAVAGGAVGTP; via the coding sequence ATGAGTGTCACCGTGTCCATCCCGACGATCCTGCGCAGCCACACCGGCGGGGAGAAGCGTGTCACCGCCGCCGGTGACACGCTGCAGGCAGTGATCGCTGACCTGGAGGCGAACTACTCCGGCATCTCCGAGCGTCTGGTCGACTCAGCCAATGGGGGCAAGCTCAACCGCTTCGTCAACATCTACGTCAACGACGAGGACGTCCGATTCTCCGGCGGGCTGGCCACCGAGATCTCCGACGGCGACTCGGTGACGATCCTGCCCGCCGTCGCCGGCGGCGCGGTGGGGACACCTTGA